The Balearica regulorum gibbericeps isolate bBalReg1 chromosome 5, bBalReg1.pri, whole genome shotgun sequence genomic interval ATGCTGCTGGAAAGCCAGATAATTTCCTTTTAAGCCCAACCAATGGGTCCAAGCCCTGGAGGCTCTGAGccacattttgaaattaatttaagcaCTGAATTTCCATCGTGCATCCAGAGATGTGTCCTTCAACCTGCTGCATGCCCTGGGCAAATCCAGCACGGTGCTGGCTAAAGACCAGGGTGCTGACTTAGACCCTGACTTCCCCAGGTATCACCTGAGACCCAAATCTCAATGTTGAACTGtctaaaaaggacaaaatacagtttaaaaccCAGAAGCAACACTAGGGAGGCCATGCCTGCGTGGCTGAACCCTTATGGAGAAGGTTTGCTGTGGTTTCCTTCACTGCATGGATACTTTTATTCAAGTGGTATCTGCTTGCTTGTGGTTTAGATCCCACCAGGAGCGATGTGATGGGCTGTGAGGGCTGGAAACGCAGCcgtgtccccagggaggtggcGGCTGCCCCCAGCATGAGACCACGCCATTAGGTCTCCGTCTCGCTTGCATCGTACAGAGGGTTGAGGTAGAAGACTTCATGGTCTTTGGAGGCCATCTCCTGTGGCACATCCTCTCCAGCATCAGTGCTTGGTGGCTCCTGCAGCAGtgagggagggaaaagcaacagatggagaagggaagatgtGGACAGCCATGCCTTTAGGTGCACCTCCTGCCTATGGCCCCGAGCATCCCCGTGTCCCTGGGCAGCAGCGACTCACCACGTCAAACATGGGGTTGTCGAAGCCTTTGTCAGTGGCTGCCTCAGGGGACGTCAGCTCCTCCACTTTGTCCCAGGACCGGGGAACatgcagggcaggcagcctggggagAGACCTGGGCATCACCCACCCATGTCCCACccatcccagcagctcccccagccaAAACACTGCCATCTTCAAGAGGTGGGTGAGAAAATATGGGGGCAAGGTTTCAGGCTGTCTTTGAAATGCAATATTCGTACCCTTTCCCAGGGAAAagctgccctgcccagcagaAACCATTTAAGCCCAGAGGGCTGGGACCAGCATCCTGGAGGGAAGAGCTTGTCAGAGGCAGACAACCCCAGCACAGGCTTTGCTTCGGAGCCAtcgctctccccccccccgtggcCTAAAATGATTTGCCACAGAGCTGACACCTGTTCCCACTGCAATCTCAACAAGCGCTGATTACTTTTATCATTACTTTTATCATGTTATCATTTTATCATCTTAATCACCATCAccacttttattattttcttcattactCCTATCCCAAGGGTCCCAGTCACCGAGTATCACCCCCTGCACCGGGCACCTGGTGTGGGTGGGCTCAGCAGTGGGTCCACACACGTCACCACAGGTCCTGAGAGCCCACCAATACTTAAACACTGTGATCGCCCTGGCGTAGGCTGTACACAGGCAATCGGAGGAGCTGCGTTATCTGCAGGGAGGCTGTACCAGGCCCTTTGCGCTGGCAACAAGCTGAATTCACTGGTTTGCTTCTGGTCAGGACGGCTCTGCTGCATGGAGGCAGACTCCGCAGGCTCCCAGAGCCACCTGCCTAATTTGCAGCATCCCTGCCGGTGTCAGATGTCTCCGTGATGCTCGGCAGCGCTGCCCGAAAAGGCACCTGCTCTGGAGCCACCCGGGGACACGCAGCAGGAGTGGGTCAGCTGGGGACGTGGCCTGGGGGTCAGGTTCAGCTCTGTCTCCTGTGGCTGCACGAacttccctcctgctgctgacGGAGCCGGTTTCAAAGGTCTGTCTGGCATCCAAAGAAGTATCAGTGGAAGATAAATCATCAAGGAGCAATTATGGGGCTGGgagttttatttagaaattaaatgaagGCGCAGGTTTATTGCTGGGAAATGTCATGTCAGCACGTGCCAAGCAGCAGGGCAAGCATCCCTGGCCACGGCCGCTGCTGTGCGGTGAGAAAACCCCGGTAGAGGAATCAGGAGGGAAGAACCAACCTGACTTGTGAGCCTGCGACGTGGCCAGGCCAAGCACTGGGGAGCTCAGCATCCCCTGGCAGACATCAGTGCACTTTGCATGTGCAAATTTAAGCAATTCCTGTCCCCTGGTTATACACTGCATAGGGTTCATCCCACTTGCCCGCAGCTGGGTAGGTGAGACGACCTGTAGCAGCTCAGTGGATGGCCTCATGCACAAAGACATCCACCAGTAAACCCTACAAAACCCTCCACATGAAGGTGGGCGCATGAGTGAGGAGCAGAGGTGGGTGCCCTCAGCACCTGCTGTGGGCACGGCTGGGATGCCCTGTTCACTGCTGGAGCCCGTCTCCAAGATGTGAGGAGAAAAGGTGATGGAGAAGGGGCATTTCTGACCGGCTCTCAGCTGGGTGCAGTCAGGTGCCAGGCATCCCACCATCCCTCCCCTGGGACCTGCACACCGCTCTCCACACAGTGTGAGCAACTGAAGCACCAGAAGCTGCGTTTGCCTCTGGATGCTGTCACTGCCTTTCATGGCAACAAAGCTGTGGGACAAgtgctttgaattatttttatgcatttctaTTTAGCAGCTGGCAGTTTCAGTCCTCCACCCCCAAGCAGGACTACAAACTAACAGTTACGAGGAACAGGAGATGTCCCCAGGCAGCACGACCACGCTGTGCAGAGCTCCAACTGAGCCACAGCAGCCCCACTCCCGCCAGAGCACACGGTGCCACATGGCACCAAGAAGCAAGTCCTCCCAGCCAAGTACCAGTCCAAGCGTACAGAAGTGCCTTTCAGCCACCCCGCCTCCAATTAACTGTGAGGGACAACaagggcaatggttttaaactaaaacatggtagatttagattagatataaggaagaaattctttagtaCAAGGGTGGTGAGATGCTGGAACAGATGTGTTGTGgatgttgtggatgccccctccgtggaagtgttcaaggccaggttggatggggctttgggcaacctggtctagtggagggtgtccctgcccatggcaggggggttggaactagatgatctttaaggtcccttccaacccaaacaattctgtGATGCTATGAACTAGTAATGTTGGGTATAGCAGACCACCTGGCCATGCCCACCACCATGGGAGCTGTGGGCAGTCCTGCATGCCTCTGTGCCACCAGGCTGGCTGGAGTGACAGCCTTGGGATGATAGCTGCCCCCAGGCAGAAGAAGCCTGGCAATACGCTGCCAGCAGAAGCCTCATCCCTACCTTagctttccctttctgtatAGAAAGAGCATCCCTCCAAGCAACAGGAGACCGAAGAGTAGCCCCAAGACGGTCCCCGCTGTGATCCTGTTCAATGGGTGGCTCCCCGCTTGCCCACTGAAAGTGCTGCCAGTGGCCACCTCCAATTTGCCTCTTGAAATGCCAAGTGCTTCACCTgggaaagggcaggaaaaaataGTGGTGAGGACAAAACCGACAAGGACAAGGACCTTTTAGCAGTTTTCAACTCAGGGAGCTTCAACCAAGCTGCCACTTGATTCCCATGTGATTCCCATCACAGCAAGCTGCTGGTGAAAGAGCAGAGACACGGGGCTGCCatgggggctgctggcaggggacaAGGAGCTCTGGACAGCCATGCCTTCAGGTGCACCCGTGGGGGACCTGCCGAGGAGGATGGAGGCATTACCGTGCTGTGCTATGTCCTCCATGATGTCTGCggccagctgctctgcagtggtGCCAGTCTGCACTCCCACTCCATCATCGATCAGCACGATTTGGATGAGAGGAGTGGAGCTTCGGGGTATGACTCCCAGGAAGGTCTGTGCTTTGTGCACCTTGGATATGGCCATCTGCACGCCGGCATACTTGGGCTTTTCAAAACACAAGGCAACACATAAAGCCCATGAGAGCAGTAGGCAGAAATTAGTCACGTCTATAGACAGCCACAATGGATGTACCAGCAAGCCCCACCTATTAATCTTCATGAAAGCCCCATCACAGAGCTGCCATCCCTGTTACCACAGTGCCATTGGGTTTCCCAAATGAGAGGTTCATAGCTCCCTTCCAAGCTGTGACCAGCACACAGCATCCCCTCGATCTCCATGCAGAGGCAAGCGTGCCGGGAAAGCAATTTCGTGTAGCACACCCCCATTAAAGGCTGTATTAAGATGTGCACAGCTGTaaggagggcaggcagcaggcttTCAGCTCGGGATCAATAGAGCAATACTCTGATATCGATCCTCCCGGTGTAATGCCAGAGCATGCCTCCCACCccggcagctcccagccaggaGGAGGGATGTCACACTGTGTCTGACAAGCAGCAGCACGGAGTGATGCCTTGTAGAGCATGCATCTGAGTGCTGACCAGTGCTGGTAACCCACCCAGTGCTTGCCTACTGGGAATAAAAAGCAGCCCAGCATTGGGAGTGATCTCCCAGAGCCTGAGggatgtgctgcagcaggtttgCAGGATCCCAGCTGCAGGGGCTGACCTCCTATGTTCTCTCGACGTTACCTCCAGATTGACCTCCCAGAGTTTCCAACAAGCCCTCCTGCACCCTTCCCCATGTGCACGCCAGCAGCCGTTTCTGCCCCACGTTGAGAGGGGCAGCATGGCTGTGATGGGGAGCAAGGGAAGCTGCACCATGGCAAGTTGGCACATCCAAGAGGCCAAATTTGGGGGTGGAGCCctgtggggtggtggggagagaGGTTGAACCCCTGCATTGCTGGGACTGCATGCCCCCTCAGACAGCCCCACCAGCATTGAGTCACCAGCAGATGTGACCGGTGGCTTGCGGTTTCGTTAGCCCCTACTGATCTGGTGAGCTGATGTACCTGGCTCAGCAAGGCTTGGACCAGTCTGTCCCGGTACTTCCGCAGGTCAAAATCGGGAGTAAAATCCAGGTTAATGGTGGCTCCTGCAGCACAAAACCAGACAGACATGACTTTGTCACCAAGCCCGGGCAGAGAGCTGCCACAGCGGCACGGCTCCAACTGGCACGAAAGGCACTGGGGATCCTCCGATACCTCTGTGCAACTGGTCTGGCTGGGCTCAGGAGAGGTGGCTTCACAGCCCTGCCTGAGCAGTGCTGTCCCAAAAaacctctccctccctccctggtCTTTTTATCTCCTGGTTTTGGTGAGAGACTTTTGGGTTCCACCATATTCTGAAGAGAAGTTTCCCCTGGAAAGCTTTCTCTTGCGTACCACCCCACCCCAGGAAGCTCTGCGTGTACCTGGGTTTCGAGGCCACAAGGCTGCAATTCAGCAACACTACCTTGGCTTtggagggaaggcagagaggagaggacaCCTGCGCTCCCTGTACGGCTGCACTGCAGTCATCGagtcaaatattttccttgggaaaaatGCAAGTAAGCATTTGTTGAAATATGAAGTTCTCCTAAAGGCTTTAAGAGGCTCCACTTTTAGGATCACGTCGGAGAAACATATAGTGCCTTTTTAATGAATTTGGTATAATATGCCAAATACGACATACCAAACATCTACATACAATTGTGTATAAAAAAATTCCCCTTGCAGCCTTCCAGGTGAATTAATGGAGAAGTGCCCATTGCAGAGGGAACGCTGTCAAtctgcatgtttttattttaaatgaaatgaaacgaACTTGCTGTTGGAAAGCTGACATTATGGTGAAAAAGGTGCATTTCCTCTGAGTGTTTTCCGCTGCATAAACTCAGCAGAACCCTATTAGCTTGACGAGCTGTGACATCCTGACAGGATAAACCAGAGGCAGGGACAAAGGGCTGCAACTCAGAACAGACTCCCAAAAGCCAGGCTGATGCTTCAGAGGGAGATGCCCTGGGAGGGTGGCATGTGGGAAGCGGATGGGACCTGCGGAAGGGACCCGTGGGAGCAGTGATACAGCAAAACTTCAGCCCACGACCAGCAGCATTCCCCGCACCCAGCTTTCCCCCGTGGAGCCGGCGCAGCGGGGAGGAGGAATAGGGCTGTAGCCCCCACTCACCGCAGACCCCGCAGCAGTGGCCAAGGGGCTGCAAAGGGCTCCGGCATGCTGGCGCTGGGCACTGCCCCTCCGACGCCCCGAGCAGGGCTGCGCAGATGCGTCGGCCATCCTAAAGGAGAGCAGGGCAGCGTCAGTCCCGCACCCCACAAATTGCCATGGCACCACCCTAAATTGCAACGGGAGGACTCACCAGGGCGTTCCCGCAGGCACAGCCAGACTTGTCGGGACAGCCAGTGCCTGTCACCTGCAGAGTGCCATTGCCGTGAAACTGCAGTGGGGCGGAGGGACCCCGCAGGTACGCTGCCCAGGCCTCGGGGCTGCTGAGCTCCTgagcagggaagagcagcacaAGCTGGTGAGCATCCCTAGCCAGGTCCCAGcgctgtccccagccccccggCCGTGTCCCTGGGTGCCCAGTGCCATGTCTGACAGCCAGCTTGGGGCAACCCTCCGCAGGTGGTGAGTGCAGCAGGAAAATCTGACCGCTACACCCATTCAGGCGTTTCTGTGGGGCCAACAGGAAAACGctttctaatttaaaacaaacaaacaaaaaggaccACAAATAAATCACGAGATgcctgggctttttttttttctttcttcttgtttttgcACTTTCTGCTGGCCCAAAGAATTCAATTTATCAGTATTTAATTACTGGGAGAAAGGGGCTGGATCTGAGGTGTTTTCCTTCAATCTGGGAAGTGTTTCAGTGGGCTTGGCATTAGCAAAAGCTGAGCTGGACTGACCAGCCTTGTCCTACCAAGCCAATGGTAGGTCCCTCACCCACTGCCTTCCATGGGAGGCTGCTCCATGCCCTGGTACAGCAGGAGGATTTGTCAGGCCCTGGGGTGCAAATACCCCACACAGAGCAAGGAGCGGGCAGGCTTTAAAGGGACAAAGTAACCAGTCAGTTTTTAGGAAATATGCTATAAtcacaaaaatacaaagcactttttctttccatctcatCACTCAGCAGCAGCCTTCATGCCAGGGCATGGCCAGCTGCAGTCCCTAGGTGGCTGGATTTGGCAGGGGGAGTGATGTGCCATGGGGTGATCCCCAGGCATCAGCGGGACCAGCATCACTCCGAGCATCCAGGGCCTCCCACCTCTGCATCCCTGGGGCTACGTGTGCCCGAGGTGAGTTCCATCACCGTCCTGCCTTGTCCAGAcctgcctgcacctgcctggACACCGACCGAGATTATTACTCAAAAACCGGTTACCTAATGCCTGGCCCTGAAATGGCAGATGCCAGgcagtgcagcagcagaaataataaataacttaTGAAATGTCTGCCGCATCTCCCACTCCTGGAAGGAGCCTGTGTTTACTGCTGCAGCGCCTGTGATCTTTCACTCCTCTGACCGGCAAGGGACGGGGCTTATTGTGCACCTGATTCCCGGGCTGAAGCACAGCAGGCTGCCAGTGTTTCTATAATTATCCCTCAATCAATTAAAGAGCAGTACCGAAGCAAAGCTGGGAGACGATCACTGGGCCACTGGCCATGTGAggctggggacaggagggaggTGTCCCCAGAAggtccctgagcagcctggttGTGGACACATGCCTGGGAAGGGGGCAGCCCCTGGGTGCCAGAGGAGATGCCATTTGCTGGTGGTTTGACCCAGGCACACtggccattttttttaaatgtgaatagCGAGATGGCCTGTGCTCCCACACCGCAGGGAGGGAAGCGATAACAAAtcagtagaggaaaaaaaaatcactgagaccgtccacagcagcagcagcccatgAAGCTGCAGCACCATGGGAGTGCCCCATCTCCCTGCGCAGCACCGCTCCTCCATCCCTGGCTGGTCCTTCCTCTCCTGACCTACTCTGGGGCCATGGCGAGGAGGCGTTGAGCTGGTTTCTCATCATCCCCATGTTACCTGGCCCATGAGAGAGATGCTGCGGAGCTGAATCACTCGCCGAGATGAGTCGACGTTTACCCGGAAGGAGGTTTCGGACTGGAAAATAACATCATCATAGCGGCACGGGACGCGTTCCTCATCCACAGAAAAGATGTGCCCGCTTGGCTCGAGCTCCCCGTCAGGGGACACAGCTTGCCACAGCGTGGGGTCAAACCACGCGTGGTGCTCGGCATCGGCGAACCTCACTGTTGCACCTGGAAAAGCAACGGGAAAGGCTGAGCATGACCTGGACCCACATCCAGAGCCCCAGGGGATGCATCTGGGTTGGTAACACCAGGCTCTGTTTGGCTCAAGGCAGAGGAGCTCAGCCTGCGGGCAGGGAGCGAAGGGCTGGCCCTGGCATCACCCACCCACCGCAGGCACCTCCTGGAGCTCGGCAAAGCTTTCCAGCGCTCAGGGCTGGGGTCTCAGCAGCTCAGGCCGGACCCCACTTCTGGCTGCAGGCCTcccccattttttcccctgttctttAAGGTTCACCCTTCTTATGGTTAGGGAGGAAAACGGCCGCCCAAATGCTGAATAACAGCTAAACCGGATAAAAATGGGGATGATAATTCATGTCCCGGTTTCCAAGCAGTCTGGCAGGCCTGCAGAAATGTGACCAGCCCTGTTCCCTGCAGCGGGTATCCCCAAAACCAGTGCCCCAtttaaacattaattatttAACCATTAACCATTTGCCTGCTGGTCACAGTGTCCTGCTTCCTTCTCACCCTTCCCCAACAGCTGAATCTTTACCGATTCAGCTAGCATGCAGGCATTTGTTGACTGCATTATTTGCATTCGTTTTAAaatcatgctttaaaaaaatccatctgtgAAAGTTGTCCCAGAAACACCTCTTGATTTCAGGAGAGCAGCACATGGTCAGCAGGAAAAGCCCAGCGCAAAGTGCAGCTGCCAGAGCATCCCTGATGAGGGGTAAACAGccccaaagcagaaaaatgataGGGATGAAGATTTCAGAGTGGCTCCTGACAGCCTGATGCTACAGTCCTTTCTCTGGGCAGACCCATTtgggctttttctctcttttttctctttttttcctcagttggAGCACAGGCACAGGCGCTCTGCTTGGACTCTTCCTTTCCTGCGGCCGAACTAAAAAGTTAGTCGCCACTGAAAACATTAGGTAGCTATTAAATACCCAAAATACATCTCCCTGGCAAACAGCTTTCAGAATGATAACAGGCACCGATGAAACAAACCTGCTGTCTCAGTCACGGCAAACCTGGGCTGGAGGctaagagggaaggaaaggatgcGCCCGCGCCGAGATG includes:
- the AMN gene encoding protein amnionless, whose translation is MKCLFFLLGVLQLLAAAAAVYKQWLPNTNFETASNWDKGRVPCASDMVRFEKHKVISVLVGWPHALTDMYLPLNGEFLLASGAGFAAFDGSWDPGCDSGATVRFADAEHHAWFDPTLWQAVSPDGELEPSGHIFSVDEERVPCRYDDVIFQSETSFRVNVDSSRRVIQLRSISLMGQELSSPEAWAAYLRGPSAPLQFHGNGTLQVTGTGCPDKSGCACGNALDGRRICAALLGASEGQCPAPACRSPLQPLGHCCGVCGATINLDFTPDFDLRKYRDRLVQALLSQPKYAGVQMAISKVHKAQTFLGVIPRSSTPLIQIVLIDDGVGVQTGTTAEQLAADIMEDIAQHGEALGISRGKLEVATGSTFSGQAGSHPLNRITAGTVLGLLFGLLLLGGMLFLYRKGKLRLPALHVPRSWDKVEELTSPEAATDKGFDNPMFDVEPPSTDAGEDVPQEMASKDHEVFYLNPLYDASETET